gggatacgctaagaatagcataGGCTAtaaatttctagtagtgaaatctgaggtacctgacgtgaaggtcggtacaataatggagtcgagggatgctacattctttgaggatatatttcccatgagagatatgcaaagcacttctagacaggaatctgagataactcctgagcctgccattcctatggaatactatgaacaaacacacgatgaaaatcctgaggaggatgacgaggaagcccatggtaggggcaagagacaaaggactgcaaagacctttggtgatgatttcttcgtatacctcgtggatgataatcccacttctatttcagaagcgtatgcttctccagatgctgattactggaaagctgcggtccgtagcgagatggattccatcatggctaacgggacatgggaaatcactgatcgtccctatggttgcaaaccattgggatgcaagtgggtgttcaaaaagaagcttaggcccgatggtacgattgaaaagtacaaggctaggcttgtggccaagggctatgcctagaaagaagaagaagatttcttcgatacttattcacctgtggctagactgaccaccattcgagtacttctctcattggcggcctctcatggtcttctcgttcatcaaatggacgttaagacggctttcctgaatggagagctaaatgaggaaatctatatgcaacagccagatggctatgtgatagaaggtcaagaataaaaggtgtgtaagttgctaaaatctttatatggtctgagacaagcacctaagcaatggcatgagaagtttaatacaactctgacatctgttggcttcgttgttaatgaagctgacaaatgtgtatactatcgccatggtgggggcgaaggagttatattgtgcttgtatgttgatgacatactgatatttggaaccaacctcaaagtaattgaggaggttaagtcttttttgtctcaaaactttgagatgaaggaccttggggtggctgatgttatcttgaacatcaagctgttgagagatgatgagggtgggattacacttctgcaatcccactatgttgagaagattttgagtcgatttggatattcagactgcaaaatttgtcaaacaccatatgatcctagtgtgcttatttgaaagtttaaaggcacaactatagatcaattgagattctctcaaattatcggttcgcttatgtacctagctagcgcaacgaggcctgacatcgcgtttgctgtgagaaaacttagccggtttgttgcaaacccgggcgatgttcattggcgtgctgttgaaagaattatgcgctacttgaaaggtactgtcaaccatgggcttcactatacgggattcccatcggtacttgaagggtacagtgatgcgaattggatctctgatgctgatgagatgaaggctaccactgggtatatgtttactcttgggggtggtgctgtttcctggaagtcttgcaagcaaacgatcttaacgagatctacaatggaagcagaattaacagcattagacacatctggtgtcgaagcagaatttcttcgagatcttttgatggacttacctgtggttgagaagccggttccggctatccttatgaactgcgataatcaaacagttattgttaaactgaagagttcaaaggacaatatgaagtccaacaaacatataagaatgagattgaagtctgtcaaacgtttaagaaactccggagtgatagcgttggattacatccaaacggctaagaatctggcagatccctttactaaagggctatcacgtgttgtgatagatagtgcatcaagggagatgggtatgagacccacatgagttgccatggtagtaacccaacctatatgatcggagatcccgtgaagtaggacctgggaaaacaagctagtggtgaactgaggagagtaattttactaacccactccgttggagatgcaatactctcggatactgtatggtaggatgactactgtcttaatgtgttctaaggtttatatgtaagcaagatgatgtcctacagagcgacctttggaggaacacacctatatgagcttgactgctcgtcacagtctatgagattcgggtgatctctagtaaactcatgaataggccaggagtgtgactaatatgctccacccgaggggtcaccttcggcagtctagtactagtaagacttgtggtgaagctcctttacgccaaactgacaattcaaggcatagtccattgttcagttgtaaaggggtgtagctacttgctctaggtgaagctcaaccttaacaggtcttcactgaaatgctggtatattaaaacagtgattggaacgagggaacacgatgtgcccttgagatctagtgggggattgttgaaattagagatgggccttaggcacataagacaaatttcagaaaaatctccaagggcccatgtaggtggtggcatgacaaggtggtgggaagtttagtcccaccccgctagtggaggagaagttggacccctttataagggtctctcttccacatgctattggagagtgagaagagaaggtgccctcgcgcactcctcctccgccgcctcgccccgccgcgggttgcgggaatgagccgagccgagctcatacctacgcgcttatttttgccggccaggaacggagaatacgtaacggacacggcatgatccgagacgtcggatcgtgggctcttaccgactcggacgtgggtttgccccacgtctctccacccagccgcctttataagtaggctatcgcctaccctagccgtcacgagaaccagatcacatctgcctcacgcgttcgttccttgactgctgctgccgccggcgactccgtcccgtttaccgcgtacacggtcgacgggagagcaggcctccgaaacctcgcctctccggttcctgtacgggagaggggcgattaggtttttggggagcgatcacgcgactgctcgcctccgtccgtctacttcgtctacgtccgcgtcgccctcgtgatcgccatgtcttcaccaagcgaagctgaccgtctcgtccgcgagaaggccgaagccgagaagaaggcggcagaggatactgccgccgccaccgctgctgctactgccaattggccgatcggagggtatgacatgtttatctctctcctgtttctgtctgcactagtagtattgcctatatgcgtagatgtttcggctatatgcgtagtacttgctagtatactccgtgatcagtatgtcatgaacctagtcaatgccatgttagtaattatttcatggattaatctactcgaaaAATTGCCTATTATTTAACATATACAATTTATTTTATCTAAAAATACGCCCAAGCCTTATAAATCGAAAAGAAGGTAGTACTAAAGATGCGGCAAGTAATATGGGCTATGGCTGGTAAATTTTATTCAACACATCGGCTAACTCTGAAAATTGGCTTGGGGTCATCATAATTTATGGAGGACACTTCTTGAGCCTGTTAGTTGGAGGCTCGTGGCATGGGAGTAAAGTGAACCCTCCTCAACTTTTTATCTCGATGTAAATGGTGTAGACGATCAGGCGCCCATGACATCGAGAAGTGTGTCAAATAATGGCAATCGCCGCGTGCTAATTGCCCGGGATTATTCCTATCAAGTTTCTCATCGATCGTCATGTTTTCTCACCGCCCCCCTGCCCATGAATATAGGATGACCATTGTGCATGTCACTTCCCCCACGACCAGACTAGATGCAGCtctccaaggaggaggagaagcgtaTCATGGGTGAGGAGCAAGCGGGGGAGAAGTCCGCCCCCATCGCTATTGAGGAGGGATGGGATAATCATGACATGCTTGACGCCGTGTAGGAGGATCCTGCTCTCAACGAGTGACCAAATTGGGATCTCAAAACACACTCCATTTATTGGGATATCCGGTATGGGTACATGCAAACCCTGTATGGCCCTAGCGAAATCTTCATGAAGATCGTCatcgggtgggggtgggggggggggcaccggCTTCATTTCAGGGAGAAAACATGTGGATTTAAAGGCGGAAAGGAAGCGTTTTAGTAACACAAAATCGACATGAACATGATGGCATTAGCGACACGGGTCGTGCCATATTAGGCCTTGCCCCATTAAAAAAGTCATCtccgaccacgacgacgacgggtGGGAATGGGATGAAGATGAATTCGTGAGACCATAACATCGCCATGCCTAGACGAGAAGTTGACTCGTCACATATACATGTAACGCGTTAGTAGCATTCATCGTCCACGTGGTGGAGCTCAAAATCATCCCATAGTCGCTAAAAATGACAAATTTTGTACCTATGGTGTCAAAAATTCATCCCTGTATGTTAGAATTTTGTAATGCATTTTTAGCTTAAATTAATGTTTGTAACCGTTCAATTGAGTGGCTGGTAAAAAAACTATCAAGTTGATGAAAAAAGGGATAAAAAAATATGAAGACATCAATATGACTTTTACGCATCGACTGACCGACCTACATATAAAACGCATTTCATGGTATGGTGACTCTAATAGAGTTTCTTTAACAATCCTTGATCGACTCATAACCAATGAGCTGGCTGATGTGCTGACGGGATGAGCTAGCTGACGGCTACTTTGACAAATCAAGATTCCTATAAATTGCCTCGAAATAAGGCAAGTAAACAACAAACAACCCCCCCTCCccctaaaagaaaagaaaataataaagaaCATGAATATCTGGCGAACGTTTGCTAGGAGCAAAACTGCGAGCGAACGCCCAAGTTGCCATGCGCGCGTGCGAAAACAACTAAAAATGACGTGCCTATTTTAGGAACTTGTGGAAGGGAAACTTgccatatactactccctccattcctaaatataaatcttttaagagatttcactagatgactacatacaaagcaaaatgaatgaatatatactctaaagtatgtctacatacatccgtatgtagtcctttaatagaatctttagaaagacttatatttaggaacggagggagtagtatatagaGAAGAATTGCCAGTGAAAACCGTGCATTTTTTCTGAGGGGCTCTTATTAGGGGATTGCATTTTTATTTATTAAGAAAATGTCATTCGTTTGATTCCAATGATAGGGCTATGCGGGCGTTCGCTGGGGCCTCCCAGCAAATGTTCAGCAGTTAAGCAAAACAGGGGCAGCCAAGTAGCCAACAACCAAAACCCGAGCCGCAGAACGCAAACGGAAACTTCTCTGCCCGCGCCCCGTACACTGTTCTTGCCTCCCCATGGCCTCCACGGCGGCGGCACCGGCGCCGGTGGTGATGGTGACGAACGACGACGGCATCGACGCGCAGGGGCTTCGCTTCCTCGTCGACCAGCTCGTCGCCCAGGGGCGCTACCGCGTCCTCGTCTGCGCGCCCGACACGTCagtcctcccccctcccccctccccctcgcGATCCCCCACTTTCCTCGATCCGTCCTGTTTCCTGGTTACCTGTTGCTTTGCGACGATTCTGCTGCGTGAACGCATGACGATTGACGATGCGCTGCTTATGAATGGGGATTTCTTTTGGTCGAAGGATTAGGAGAGACACGAAATAATATATGGAAGAAATTTGGATGGGAAGTGCTATTTCGGTCCCCTTATTTGGCGTTCTCACATGAGAAAGCATCAAAGCATGGGAACAGGagatatattttatttttatcttcCAATAAATCCCGATTGAACACTCGAATTATTTATTCAACTACTCCAGGTGCTGAGTACTGTTTTTCGCATGGATAAGTTCAGGGCATACCTGGTCAAACGGGCGGCCCGGCACCGCACGAGCACGGCCCGTGCTAAACGTGCCTGGCCCGGCACCGCCCGCCGAGGCACGTTTAGTAATCGGGCCGTGCCGTGCCAGCCCGTGGGCTGCTCCTCCAGCCCAGGAACGACCCGGTTACTAAACGGGCCGGCTTGTTGGCCCGTTTAGCACGATGGGCCGCATATATTTAGCTTCGTGGGCTTATTTGTAAGCTTATTGGActgtatattgtatacatatatattaaaaaaattagatatatatatatatataaataaacgGGCCGTGCCGGCCCAGGTGCCCAGCCTCCAGACCCAGGCACGGCCCGAGGCGTGCCGCATGCCAGGCATGGGAACGATTAAAGCATGCCGGGCCGGGCCCGTCTTGTGCCAGGCCGGCGTGCCTGtgggccggcccgtttggccaggtatggtTCAGGGAGTGAATCGTAGAAACCATCGACATTGATGGCTAGGGTTGCAGAAAACACAATTCTATGGAATTGAAAAAAACACTAGTCGCCTCGTTTTAACCACACGTTTACGACAGTCAGGTCCATTATAGTTGCCACGTTGTGTTCAGTAAAATATGATGTTGGGCAACTCTGGTTTGGAATATGTGTTATTGGTGCATAACAGTATGTCAGATAATAAGATGCACTTATGGTTCATTTAGGGAATGGTTTTCTTTGCAAAGTAATGATGTTGTCATCGATCTGAAACCTTGGTGCTGTGGAGACTAAAACTGATTTAGTGCGATGTGAAGcatgttgaagtgtatatgtggattgcctagcccttttcatcagtttggacttttggttgcgttggctagtacatgaagcttaacatggtatcagggcctaaggtcttgagttcaagtccacGTATAGGCCTCTTGAGCCATACCTCTGAGTTTGTCCACGTGTTGACTTTCCGCGTTACACGTGAAAGggggtgttgaagtgtatatgtggattgcctagccctttccatcagttcggacttttggttgcgttggctagtacaTGAAGCTTAACACAGCAAAGGAAGGCATGAGTATAAGATTTAACTGATTGCAATCGATCGCGTCCACCTTATGGTATCCATTTTGTAAtgatgtttatttatttttctcgtaaAATGCAGAGACAGGTCGGGCGTTAGCCACTGCATTACATGGCGTTCTGCACTTCGCTGTAAAAGTGTCCATATCAATGGCGCTACAGCATTTGGAGTTTCAGGTTTGTCTGGTTTAGTTTTATGAGTTTCATCTTTTTATATTACATACATGCCAGGTTTTTTGCCACCCGTGGGCTATACTACTGCATGGGTTGTCGTCCCGTCGCTGCCTCCAGATTTACTCTACAGTTATAAAGCCAACTTACACAGCTGTTTAATAAGAAGTTACCATTAATTAATTAAGACGATTACACCGACAACTGTAGTGCAGCACGTCAGCTACTGGCAGAAGGATATCTGGTTACTACTGCGTGTCATTTTTGTttgtttatttcttttattttattcttgcaTGGTTAAATGAGGACACATGCTAGTGGTATATCCTGCTTATATGCACATaccatttgttttttttattaCCTGCAACCGATGTCAGACTAGGAGAAGACTCGAATTATATATGGTGCCATGATTTCCTAAGATGCTTTGTCGATATTTTTCCCAAATTTGATAGTGTCAATGTGGGGCTGTGGTCCTTGTAGACATAAAACAGAACTGTTTACACTTTATTTTACATGAGAAACTTGGAGTCAATGTGATCTTAGGATTTATCTGCAATACTGTAGCTACCTTCTTCATTGCTCCTCTGCTACTGGTAGTTTTCCTTCTAATATTCCAGTTAAGCTATGCAGTAGTAACAGCGGAAGCACTAGACAATGGCATTCGTCCGTAGTAACAAGGGTTTATCTAAACTCAAGATAGGTGGTTTTGATAGGTTGGTTGAAACAAGGAGATAAAGAGGGTGATTCGATTCATCCAATCTAGCCAAGTCATGTGGCGTCTTTGATTCATATGTGAAATGATCGCCCCATTGAATGATAGATGTTATATGCTCTTCTGATGAACTGCTATGTTTCACTGTACATGTCGGACCTAATTGCAGTAGTTAATTTTTTTAGGGGATAATTGTTATAGTTAATGATCATATGGCTATCACAATACTCTAAACATATACCTACATTCAAAAACCAAACATTGCCCGCATCAATTGAATCCCAAACGGTAGATAGATGCGGGGGTATGGCCTTAGGGGGGAGGGGGGGGATATAGATTATTTTccttattacatgatgaatgaagAATTTCTCTTCATAAATATAACAACAATTCTTTATTGTATTTGGACTTCAACGAGATTATATGTTAGATGCTCATTTTTTCTTATTGATTTTAAGGAACTCCCGCTGACTGTGCCTCTTTAGGCATCTCTGGGAAGCTCTTTGATGGTTTGGTTCCTGATTTGGTAAGTCTTGGAGTTTCTTCATGGATTATTATGCTCTTTTATGGTTTTGTGCAAGTGTGTAAGAAGTGGCTCTCTGTGTACATAACCGCCTACCGATAATCTTTTCCGAAATAATTTTGGGTTCCATGTTTCTTCATTTTATTTTTAATGCAGGTACTTAGTGGAATCAACATTGGCAATAATTGTGGATTGCATGTGTAAGTATCTTTCATGTGCATGCCAAAATGACATGTTAGTATTTTGCATCAAAATTACTTCATGTTAACTGATGCCAGAGTATCAATTGAAACCATTCAAGGTCAAAAGCGACAAGTAGAACCACAAGTGGTGTTTTGGCAGTCTTTACTGTCTATTGGAATTATTACCATCAACTTAATTGCATTGCTATCAATGAATCGTGGGCacttgtgttttttgtgtgtagTGTATATTCTGGGACAGTTGCTGGTGCTAGGGAGGCATTTATATATGGGATTCCTGCATTATCTATGTCATACAATTGGTATGTGAATTTTTTTTCAATATAATTCTCTGTATTTACTACCATATTACTTCAATGTGCAAATAGTACGTTCATACTTTAACCAAACTTTTCAGGCATCTGTACATTCTGGAACTTGATAACAAATTTGTTATATGTTCATATTATGTTGTTTATTCAATGTTTTTTTCttcatattttttcatattgtCATCGTGTATCATTTGAAATACTGTTATCTGCAACATAACAATGAACAGGCAGTTTGCTGTACTTCTGATGTGTTCAAAAGCTTCAAAAAGCGCAACaaataaatgattttttccaacaTGTGGAAACAAAGAAGCAGGAGAGTTTGCTCACCTGAAAGGCTGAAACCTCATAATTATCTTTCAGCATCTGAAGTGGCTGTAGGCCTGTGGCTGATATAAGAAAGCAGGAGTCACCAGTGATAGGCGTAAGCAATAGTTTTTTGAAATATTCCTCATTTCCTCTTTGGGAAATTTAGGTAATTCCAGACTTCCAAACCAAATCTCAGATCATTGGAGCATGGATTGTTCTGCATATAAGTTTAGTGGCAGGACCCCCGTGCACTCCTAGTGCTCCACATAAATCCACCGGTGTTCATCTATAAAAGCTTTATCGCCAGTTTTTGGCTATTTCAGTTTTATCCCAAGCTTGCCCTACCAAATCTTTGGCTAGCCAAAAATTCGTCCACGTAAGAAAAATGAACTAGAGTGGGCAAATAGgcatggcatgccaaaattggCAACCATCCAAACATTGACCAATATTTTGGCAATGACCAGAAAATTGGTAGGGTGAGTTTTGGCCACCATCCAAACACACCCTTGATTTATATGCTCAAATTTCGTTCACACCTTCCATGCCTCAAATTTATTCAAGTGATTGATTAAGTTAATAAGTGATAGTAGGGTCTACTAGATGATCTCTTAATTGTAACTTTCAGGGTTGCTGGTCAGAGCAGTGTTAATGACCTCAAAGTGGCTGCAGAGGTTTGTATCCCTCTGATAAATGCTGTCATGGTTGAGATCAAGAGTGGAACCTACCCTAAAGGATCATTCCTGAATATAGATGTGCCGTCTGATGCTGCACACCACAAGGTATATCTACTGACATTGATTTGTAGTAAATTATGTACTTCTCTATTTGCAGTTTTGTACCTGTAAAGGGAAAACAATCGGGCTATAAATCTATACAGTTTTGTGGACAAAACTGTGGAGTATGCCAGCGGTAGACCTTGTTGTTATTACATGAAAATTGTTGGCATTCAAGATGAAGCAATTTGGTTATTGGCAGACCTTGCGTTACCAGTATGAATTATCTATCTTGAATCCTAACTGCCAAAATTGATATATCTCCCGATTTTCATTGAATGTTAAAACATCATTATTCCTTACCTCACACCTGCCCAAATAAAAAATGTGTGGTCCTGATATTCATTGAGTAGACATCTAGGTATATTTACATTATGTTCTTGTCAGTAGGGATACAAAATTACAAAGCAAGGAAAATATATGGCCAGAATTGGATGGGAGCAAACAGTCTACCAAAAGCCTTCTGTAGAAAGTTACCAGACGGCAAGCATGGATATTGACGGTGAAAAGGACAGCGATATAGATACTTCATCGGCAAATGACCTACTGTTTAAAAGAGTGGTaatttcacatatgtttgatgtttCCTTCTGATTTTCTCCAACCACATTAATCTGAATCTGATAGGTAGCCTTCTAATAAAAATAGTTCAACAAGATATGCAGTATAATTGTTTTCAAGCATTAAATTGTTTCTTCATGTCCTGAAGTCCTACTTATTCTGCTTTCCTGGTGTTTGATATTGGTCTACTGTCAGTCTGTCATACCGTGGACTGCTTATAGCAAATTTCAGTAAGACTACTTGGTAGTCTGTATAAAGATGGAGGACATTTGGTACTCCTTATTTAGACAATGATAATTGCTGTTCATGGTCATTGAGGATGTCTGGAGATTTTATCGATATCAAATATGCTGTTGTTATTCTTATGCTAACTGAAATTAAACAGATTGTGTTTGGAATTAAATGATAAGTAATTTCGTTGATCATGTttttgttaggaataagcaacttgtattaccatgaggccataggccggtatatatatacatgtacaggtggtggactatatgcaggaaaccccttatatattgggataaatacagaagggtacatgacttgtattataactctaacaccccccctcaaactcagggtggatgaacaacactgagtttggagagataaaagccatgttgtgctctagtctgggccttcgtcaggaaatccgccaactgtaactcggaaggcacatactgaagagcaacaacctgatcctgcacagcagcgcgcacatagaaagcatcaacaccaatatgcttggtgagctcatgcttcacaggatcacgcgcaatgctaatagcacctgtactgtcagataagagcagagtcggtgtagtgacagaaacaccaaaatcctgaagtaaccaccgtaaccaagtcacctctgccgtcaaaagagccatcgctcgcaactcagcctctgcactcgaacgggaaactgcaatctgtttcttcgtcttccaggcaatgagagaaccaccaagaaaaacacagtaagcagaaagtgaacggcgatctgaaggatcactagcccacgtagcatccgaataggcctgaagctgtaaagaactggagcgaggaaagaataaacGATGAGAGattgtgccccgaagatatcggagaacacggaggagatgactatagtgaaccgatgtgggagtagagacaaactgactgagaatatgaaccggataagaaatatccggacgagtgacagctagataaacaagactgccaacaagatgacgatagcgCGTCGGatcaggcaggggatcaccatcagtagcagaaaggtgaacattgagctccataggagtctcaacaatgcgctcatcagtaagagcagcacgagcaagaagatcctggatatacttttcctgggatataaaaaagccatcagaggtagaagagacttcaatcccaagaaagtagcgaagaggtccaagatcagacataaggaactgctcactaagacgagccttgacaaaggcaatatactcagggtcatccccagtgatgaccatgtcatcaacataaagaagaagaagagtccgaccacgaggagaaaggtgaataaataatgctggatcatgaacacttggtgaaaaaccagcggcagtcaccacagaaGCAAACCGCTCAAACCAGGctcggggggcttgcttaaggccatagagagagcgacgaagacggcataccatgccatcaggaacagaatacccaggtggaggctgcatgtacacctcctcacggagctcaccattaagaaaagcattcttaacatcaagctgagagatagaccagtggcgtgtagaggccacggcaagaagtgtacgaacagtggtcatatgagccacaggagcaaaagtctcatcataatcacgaccatgctcctgctgaaagccacgagccacaagacgagctttgtgacgctcgagagaaccatcggagcgagtctttaccttgtagacccacttacaagtgatgggacggactccaggaggaagggagacaagatcccacgtacctgtgcgttcaagagcagcaatctcctcagccatcgcaaactgccattcaggatgaacaacagcctgatgataagtagttggctcaagaacagcagctccAGCGGTGGAAAAGCCtaagcgatcaacaggcggacgaggacgagaacgcaagccataagtaggctgagacgaggatgacggCACATCCAGAGAAGCATCCAcagaacgtgaacgacgagtgtaacactgaggaaaagatggaacaacgGAAGGAGGAATCGCTAAAGTAGAATCGGAgagtggcgacgaagaagtcaccggagaggaaggtgtagaatccggtgacatgctagacgaggagaccgtggaagatggtggcga
This genomic stretch from Hordeum vulgare subsp. vulgare chromosome 6H, MorexV3_pseudomolecules_assembly, whole genome shotgun sequence harbors:
- the LOC123401783 gene encoding 5'-nucleotidase SurE; this translates as MASTAAAPAPVVMVTNDDGIDAQGLRFLVDQLVAQGRYRVLVCAPDTDRSGVSHCITWRSALRCKSVHINGATAFGVSGTPADCASLGISGKLFDGLVPDLVLSGINIGNNCGLHVVYSGTVAGAREAFIYGIPALSMSYNWVAGQSSVNDLKVAAEVCIPLINAVMVEIKSGTYPKGSFLNIDVPSDAAHHKGYKITKQGKYMARIGWEQTVYQKPSVESYQTASMDIDGEKDSDIDTSSANDLLFKRVIVKRSYDEEEGEDMDYKSLADGYITVTPLGALSRAEADVIPYYKACLSRI